One genomic region from Arthrobacter pigmenti encodes:
- the folP gene encoding dihydropteroate synthase, with protein MDSLAAAPGTGPATSPLPVLRPTRVRKSFADLPTNRTLVMGILNVTPDSFSDGGRFATADDAIAEGLRMHYAGADIVDVGGESTRPNAQQTTVEEEQQRILPVVAALVKAGALVSVDTMHAATAAKAIDAGAAIVNDVSGLDFDPEMPSLIAERGVPYVLMHSRGNAQTMDSLTDYDDVVEDVIAELMSVRDKFYEAGVSAEQIILDPGIGFAKKGDHNWELLRSLERFEVLGHRILVGASRKSFLGTLLSTAGKAAAPAERNSATIAVSTLAAAGGAWCVRVHDVGPNLDAVKVAASWTK; from the coding sequence ATGGATTCACTCGCAGCAGCCCCAGGAACCGGACCAGCAACGTCGCCCCTGCCCGTCCTGAGGCCAACCCGGGTCCGCAAGTCCTTCGCGGACCTGCCAACCAACCGGACGCTCGTGATGGGAATCCTCAACGTCACTCCGGACTCCTTCAGCGACGGCGGCAGGTTCGCCACCGCTGACGACGCCATTGCCGAGGGCCTCCGCATGCACTACGCCGGAGCGGACATTGTTGACGTGGGCGGTGAATCCACGCGGCCCAACGCACAGCAGACCACCGTGGAGGAGGAGCAGCAGCGCATCCTCCCTGTCGTTGCCGCGCTGGTGAAGGCCGGCGCCCTGGTCAGCGTTGACACCATGCACGCCGCTACGGCGGCCAAGGCGATCGACGCCGGTGCGGCCATCGTCAACGACGTGTCCGGCCTCGACTTCGATCCGGAGATGCCGTCGCTCATCGCGGAGCGCGGTGTCCCCTACGTCCTCATGCACAGCCGTGGCAACGCGCAGACCATGGACTCGCTCACCGATTACGACGACGTCGTGGAGGACGTCATCGCCGAGCTCATGAGTGTGCGGGACAAGTTCTATGAAGCGGGTGTCTCCGCCGAGCAGATCATCCTCGATCCGGGAATCGGTTTCGCCAAGAAGGGGGACCATAACTGGGAACTGCTGCGCTCGCTGGAGCGCTTCGAGGTGCTCGGTCACCGGATCCTGGTGGGAGCATCCCGCAAAAGCTTCCTCGGCACCCTGCTCAGCACCGCGGGCAAGGCTGCCGCACCCGCCGAGCGGAATTCCGCGACCATTGCCGTGTCCACCCTGGCGGCGGCCGGCGGCGCCTGGTGCGTCCGCGTGCACGACGTCGGCCCCAACCTGGACGCCGTCAAGGTTGCCGCTTCCTGGACCAAGTAG
- the folK gene encoding 2-amino-4-hydroxy-6-hydroxymethyldihydropteridine diphosphokinase yields MSGTVRSVLALGSNLGESNDTLSLAVADIVDSPHVRLREVSPVVLSKAVGGPEQPDYLNMVIEIETDLGPYELLEHCQAVENKHHRVRTVRWGPRTLDIDIVTYGNLVSDDERLTLPHPRAAERAFVLQPWAWMDSSARLAGRPVTELAEQADDLSGLAPFEGV; encoded by the coding sequence GTGAGCGGCACGGTGCGCTCAGTCCTCGCGCTGGGCAGCAACCTCGGGGAGAGCAATGACACGCTCTCACTGGCTGTGGCGGATATCGTCGACTCACCGCATGTCCGGCTGCGCGAGGTCTCTCCCGTAGTGCTGTCCAAGGCCGTGGGCGGTCCTGAGCAGCCCGACTACCTGAACATGGTCATCGAAATCGAGACCGACCTGGGTCCGTACGAACTCCTGGAACACTGCCAGGCCGTGGAAAACAAGCATCACCGCGTGCGGACGGTCCGCTGGGGGCCACGTACCCTGGACATCGACATCGTCACCTACGGGAACCTGGTCTCCGACGATGAGCGGCTCACCCTTCCGCATCCCCGGGCTGCTGAACGGGCGTTTGTGCTGCAGCCGTGGGCGTGGATGGATTCCTCGGCCAGGCTGGCGGGACGGCCGGTCACGGAACTGGCTGAGCAGGCAGATGATCTCTCCGGCCTCGCGCCGTTCGAGGGCGTCTAG
- the folB gene encoding dihydroneopterin aldolase, producing MTTVSSPPTRQDTITLTGITAVGHHGVFEHERRDGQPFIVDVVLHLDLRPAGISDDLTRTAHYGELAEQVRDLITGEPLNLIEALAERIAGHVLESFAVDAVEVTVHKPKAPIEVPFGDVTVSIFRERA from the coding sequence ATGACAACAGTTTCGAGTCCGCCCACGCGGCAGGACACCATCACGCTCACGGGGATCACCGCCGTCGGGCATCACGGGGTTTTCGAGCACGAGCGGCGCGACGGGCAACCGTTCATCGTGGATGTCGTGCTTCACCTCGACCTGCGCCCGGCAGGAATCTCGGATGACCTCACCCGGACCGCACACTACGGTGAACTGGCGGAGCAGGTCCGTGATCTCATCACCGGCGAACCGCTCAACCTCATCGAAGCCCTCGCTGAGCGCATCGCCGGGCACGTGCTGGAATCCTTCGCCGTTGACGCGGTCGAGGTGACGGTACACAAGCCCAAGGCACCCATCGAGGTGCCGTTTGGAGACGTCACCGTTTCCATCTTCCGGGAACGCGCGTGA
- a CDS encoding DUF3180 family protein: MGSIRFGWLVFIALVAGAAGWLVNWGATRNGFPTPSLPLSSLLTIAAVIAVTLIFGLRVRRWRNGNSKRRLDPLLAARTVVLAQATAYAGALSAGWHAGILADQLTWVSLTGNFGPIWGSVALIAAGIAMIVVGLMVESFCKLPPDDDAGADESRESGEGEYA; this comes from the coding sequence GTGGGCTCAATCAGGTTCGGCTGGCTGGTATTCATAGCCCTGGTGGCCGGTGCCGCGGGGTGGCTGGTCAATTGGGGGGCTACCCGTAACGGTTTCCCTACGCCGTCGCTGCCGCTCAGTTCCCTCCTCACCATCGCAGCCGTCATCGCGGTGACGCTGATATTTGGACTGCGCGTCCGTCGCTGGCGCAACGGGAACTCCAAGCGCAGGCTGGATCCGCTTCTCGCCGCCCGCACCGTGGTCCTCGCGCAGGCCACGGCTTACGCAGGGGCCCTCAGTGCCGGCTGGCACGCGGGCATCCTTGCCGATCAGCTCACCTGGGTGAGCCTCACGGGCAATTTCGGACCCATTTGGGGGAGCGTCGCGCTGATTGCAGCCGGTATTGCGATGATTGTGGTTGGTCTGATGGTGGAAAGCTTCTGCAAGCTTCCGCCGGATGATGACGCCGGGGCGGATGAGTCCCGGGAAAGCGGCGAGGGGGAGTATGCGTAG
- a CDS encoding PH domain-containing protein, with translation MRREEPIDPTGIEWTQVSPKYLKVQLVGWAISSVFYLLILSVPLVLMLTGVWEGFPAWLAWLLPAAVVVLAVWRGLLLPRQVRAIGYAERNEDLLIRRGIFFQRTMVVPYGRMQYVDVGVGPIERALGLCTVKLHTASPGTNAEIPGLPTSEGARLREQLSARGEAKLAGL, from the coding sequence ATGCGTAGGGAAGAACCAATAGACCCAACCGGGATCGAGTGGACACAGGTGTCACCGAAGTACCTGAAAGTCCAGCTTGTTGGGTGGGCGATCAGCAGCGTGTTCTACCTGCTGATCCTGTCCGTGCCCCTTGTGCTGATGCTGACAGGGGTCTGGGAGGGATTCCCCGCCTGGCTGGCTTGGCTGCTGCCCGCCGCCGTCGTCGTTCTCGCGGTGTGGCGCGGACTGCTGCTTCCGCGGCAGGTTCGCGCGATCGGCTATGCCGAACGCAACGAGGATCTGCTGATCCGGCGCGGAATTTTTTTCCAGCGCACCATGGTGGTCCCGTATGGCCGCATGCAGTACGTCGACGTCGGCGTGGGGCCGATCGAGCGGGCGCTGGGGTTGTGCACCGTCAAACTGCACACCGCCTCACCGGGTACCAACGCGGAGATTCCGGGCCTGCCAACAAGCGAGGGGGCCCGGCTCCGCGAGCAACTCTCCGCGCGCGGTGAGGCGAAGCTGGCGGGACTGTGA